The DNA segment TATTGCTATTTTAAAACCCAAtaacatttgtaataatattatggaacatattctaatttatattttttatatttttaaaaatatttatgattttaaatatttactttttttttttttttgtcactaaaAATGCTTATGTTTTCCAATATTgatattttcatcaatatgaATAAATCCCATTCTAAGTTGGTTGATCGAAATACCAACTCTTATACCTTCATAGAATATCTAACTATTTTCATAGTAAAAGTTATTTATGCGGTTTaaaaagtcatatggtatctAATTACGTATAATAACTGATTATGAACTGGTTATTATAAACTGATATCAGTTAGTAAAAGATATagattttattacatttttataaaattacatGGTCTCTAATTATGTATACTAACCTATATTAAACCAGTTATTATAAACCTCTATCGGTTAATAGAGTAAATTACATAGTACATGAGTTGATAAAGTTTAATCATATTGTATGTCTATTACATTTATTCAAAGTACATAAGATTAGGATGTGTTATTATTTATTAGATGTGATTTGATATGTTTTAGGAGTAATATAAAAAGATTTAAATGCCATTAGTTAATTTCTAGGAGATTTGCCGATTTATTTAGATACTCCTTTGCTAAACCTTTATCAAAGGGCAGGGAAAAAATGTCACtgaaaaaaagtaagaaaaataaaataaaataaataaataatttattttaaaaaggcTTAATAAAGAATCTTCTTCACCCGAATAGATTCCAAACAAGTGAATCACTTCTCGTCAAGTTGCACAAACCCTCAAAACGCTTTTCTTGAATTTTCTTCTATAAATTCTATTACCTTAAACCATTCAGACCTCCCCTTCTCTCTTCTCCCTCGTTCAGAGATTTCTCcttccttcttcttgttcttctccttGTTTAGTTCTTCTAAGATCTCATGCTTTTTGTGagattaatttatcaaaacacATTAGAACAAAACCATTGATGCTTAACCAGCAGTTCTTGGTCATTGAGACACATGTCTCCGATCATACTCAGTGAGATCTTCCTCTCTGGGTTTATGCTAAACTCCACAATCAGGCGCAGGACCCACCTCGTTCAATCTTTCTCTGTTGTCTTCCTTTACTGGCTTACTACGTCTCTTAGTTTCTCATAATAACTAATCTCCAGCTTTATTCTtccattatatattatattactcGTAATCAAAACCCTAGTTTTTAaagtctttcttttgtttcttgttcaTTACGTCATCGATCTGGGTCCTCTCCTGCTTCATCTCTGTTCCCGTAAAGAAGAagggtttttttgtttgtttgcttgtttgtttgtttgttgtttgtgtGTTTACCAAATGGATCCGTCGTCGTCGGGATCGGAGGAGAGTCTCATGGagcagaggaagaggaagaggatgcTCTCGAACCGTGAATCAGCGAGGAGATCGAGGATGAAGAAACAGAAGCTCCTCGACGATCTAACGGCTCAGGTTAACCGGCTTAAAGAACAGAACAACGAGATCTTGACAAGTGTCAGCATCACGACGCAGCACTACTTAACCGTCGAAGCAGAGAACTCTGTTCTCAAAGCTCAGCTTGATGAACTCAGCCACAGGCTCGAATCTCTCAACGGCATCATCGAGTTCCTCGAGAGCACCAACGGGATTTGTCCGAACCCCCTGACTGGTCCAGAGCCTGATGATTTTCTCGTGAACCAGATGAATATGAACATGTTTTGTATGAACCAGCCTCTCATGGCATCTTCGGATGCGTTACTGTATTAGAAATGTGGTCCAGAAAACCTCGAAATTACAAATGGGGCCCGCTTCTTTTGTCTGATTTTAATATACGTCCAAAgagagatatataaaaaaaatctattagtGGGGTTACGTCGTTTGATTGTGCTTTGTTCCGTCTTTGTCTCTATGTATTAAAAGCATCCTCGTTATGAGTGTTTGTAATAAAGGCTCTGTTGGCATGAGTACAaagtattttcttaatattttagtatGCTTTTGATATCTTGAGTACCCCCTGTTTTATACTATATAGTTTCTTGAGTGTTAATGGTAAACGACTTCAAATGTCATcattaaagtaaaaaaagattTTAGTACGTATTGATATAGACCAAAACATCACTTGTATTCTAAGGTCCATAGGCAAATGAACGAACCGCTTAggatatcataattttaaatgataatttaAGCTGTATATAagacactacaaaaaaaagattacataaataatgACACAAAATTTTGGAGCGTACAGCAcgcaaaaaaaactgaaaatgtcGGACCGTCTCTGATTCTATATACTCTTGTCAAATAGAATAGCGTATACATgtattttcatgtatttttagttttacCTTCTTGTCTTCTACAAGACTACAAACTATCAGATTTGAGTTCAAGTTATGAAACGGCAGCGACATTATGATGCATCATTATGCTATAAACCTTTGGTCACATGTATTTTATGTTATACATATCATTTGTAACAGAAAACGACATATTGAATACTATTAattaacattctctttttttatcGGCCATTACATTTATTATGGGAATTTGCACTCCCTACCCAAAACATTATATCATATTTAGGTGTATACCCTATTTCTCCCCATTTTTTACCCCATTTTTATCCCAAAAACAATGGTATCTCACTTCTTTGTGTATATCTAcctaatcaatactattaaaagggaaagagttttaataaatctacctatgaaagtCATTTTGGaccctttctttttttcatttttttggtcttaccttcTATATTATAACAATATGTGACAAGATGTGTCCGCTTTTTTACTCAAACTACCAGACTGGTTACATTATTATAATTCTAAACCGTTTAATGGATTAGTAAACCATCgtaccaaaacaaaataaattataagagCCACACTATTTTTAAACCGTGACATATTATAGTTATGAAACTAACAGTAGACCTTTGTACCAAAACTAACTTCGATTATATGACCCACCAACTATTTCTAAACCTGTAACATATTATACTTATTAAATTAATACGAAAATTACACTTCAAACATGATTTGTATTAAAGACCTAAGACACTATAGGTTATACGATGATACCACATTATTCATCACATCTTTATCCTGCCATCGTGCaacttttgtttgttaaaatgaAAAACCTTCTTGGATGTTTCACACTGTCTTTACATGTCTTCTCTTCCCGAGtgaaaaatagtatatatgtcAACACATTATTCAATATTACTTATTAAAATATCAATCATGTCtgtataaaaaaacttaaaaacacaaTAGCTTATACATACCACAATATTCATCAGATAgtatttacataatatatacaatTAACTTCAAATACATCACCATCGTACAATATTTTGTTACCAACGTTGCTAATCACATTTTTAAAGATTAACTTCAATTTACAGTTTTAAACGATAAGCTTTGTTGTTAatcacatatttaaaatttaaaatttaagttaaCAAACTATGTAAGCCTAAAGAAGATATTGTGAATATGTTAAGTggatatatttttagattttttttgttaataaatattacTATTATCTAACCCAAAAACACTTAAAATTCTGATGACTTCCTCTGCAAGTTTATTTAGTACGGCCAATTACATAATTTACCTTAATTCTATCAACCAAAATATCTAATCGAtcctatttatattttttaccaaGATTTTCGATAACCTACATTGATTACAATATATTCTATCATAACTTATCTTAACCTACATCGACTATAAAACTCTCCTATTATAAATACAAACTACCTCGGAACCCACTGTTTTGAAAACCGACTGGACACTGAACCGGACGACTTACCGGGTCATTGGGTCACTAGATCGACCGCggattaataaatgaattaattttattatataataatatattaactatgaaaataaaaatatacaaactaaagtcaatattttataaatgtttttaaaacatcaaataatagtttggatatgtatattttatgtttaaaaacatttaaaaaataattaactaagttttcatatttttattttcatttgacatacaaaatataaaaaaaatagtttagaatatttaaaattatgtaaCAAGTTAAGAGTAATGacatctaaaaaaatgaaaacattaaattcataaatatttatgtagaatgtgaataataaattaaaattcaatccaaaataaaccaaaagtaaaacatcattgtaataaattgcTAATAACAAAGAATGTATAATCAAGCTTGccatgttcttcttcttcaactttttaatcagaaatttagaatctaaaaaataaaaaataaaaattaaacattagAATGTATAAGTTATCTATTGGTTCAACCAGTGGTTTAACCGGTAccgggtttcggattttagtgGGTTTTTACGGGTTTTGTGGGTTtttaattttgagtttttcaCAAAACTCTAACCGCATTCATATTGGGTCACCAACTTTACATGTTCAACTGCGGGTCCGGATCGGTTTTCAAAACACTGTCAGAAACCTGTATCCATCAACTCTATCGAAACCAAACACACTACAAAAAAACCAGCAAAGAAACGAAACAAAAAACGTGATTCACATACAAAAAACAATTCTTATGCAAGccaaatatatattgatatatcaaaatatctacaaaaaaatcaaatttatattcttttcaTTGCATTAATAACGGTTTTttgattttaatgtatttttaccatatttgttttattatatccTAACTTGACTCTATACGAATAACTGGATCTATCGGTTCGACCACAAGTCTGAATCGGATATGAAAACTCAGTGAAAACATTGTATCAgactgaaaaataataatagaacaacttttaaatattatagatatctaataaatagatataaattcatttaataTTGGCGTAacgattaacaaaaaaatatctgcGCTTCTTAatcgcggatcaaaatctagttaccTCTTTATAAATCAAGTTCCACGATCATTCAGCTAACTAGTAAAGAGTTATTTTGCTCTGGTTTCTTCTTGtctgatttttataaattgctttttaataatttatttgtcaGCACTCTTACATAAAATCTACTACCAAAGCAAAATTTCACAAAGGTAAATCTTCAAAAAGTGCGGATGTCTCCATGATACTAATGTCAACTTATAGATTTGGAGATACTTATAGAAGACTTTCAAAATCTACCTATTTTGAGAATCTAGATGAATTGAGGGTTGTTTGGTTTATGTTGCATAttgattatttataataatttttggttattaaaaaatattatatattttttggtgtTGAATATAATTGGTGtgaatacttttttttaatcaatgaaaaaaataaaaatatgtgaaATCCTAAAATCCTGTGTTCCTTgctttcttttaattaattttcttatctcgaatttttcttaattctttttggtttttaatttcgAAGATTTATCACCAGTACATCACAAAATAATGGTTACAATACATCGTGACTCACAATGGGGAATCCTATTCTACCCTTTCATGGCAGTATTATACTTTAGATGGATGGTGcgtagtttgttttatattcattgATCACGGATGTTTCATTAATGAATACAAACATATTGATGcctcttttgttttattttcttactagATGACAATCCGCGCATGCGCGgataagtttttataataatatttatttattaaatagttttaatatttcgCAACTCTACAatttttatcgattataaaatgaggAATATAAATGCTGGtatattaaatatatcatcgttgCTGAATAGTTAACGTATtacatttcattttaattatttttaagactttttatgcacaaaaagaaattaagtttgcggctgacacaaatcatcAAATTCAAACAAACAACATTgattgtataatgacgaaaggggattaggttttctgctctcgattttcTTACCATTGACtttccataagtgatttcattttctgtctctacaaaattgtgttttcgttctcgtctttgtttcattgataagagttaagtttcttttttaacttcttttatgaattcagtgaattacataagtgtcaatttttaaaaaaatagacatttgtaaaaattagtttcactctagatacatatctaagaatcaaattttgaaaaacaatcaccggcaaactatattaacaggttagtgttcaaatctaatatatcaagttgttatataatataagtgtTGACTCGAATAAATGTATgtttagtatatattcaccagctcggtctaaaaatcatctaattcaagaacaacaaaacaaattacttatttcaccagttcgggtaatatctaaatccgaacggataatatccaaaaataaccaaacataagtatacttaaccctatatttctagtttcCTTCTCTCAttctattcaaaatatttatattaatgatgcttattgctcaaaattagataatatacatataattatggacaaaatcatttgctactcacttaaaatacatatcaagctcttgtttcttgcattaacaaaagttgcatctaaaatttcaaaacaacaactaaatttgTGTCTTTCTAACCGATTAATAgtttattcttttaaaaattagaaaaccagttaaattaaaatatattttaaatacaaaaaacttaaaaatgaataatttatttattttttcttcaaaatttaaatatccgaacccaacccaaaatatctgaaccTAAACATAAcatacccgaacccgactcgaaatgtagaaatacccgaacgggttctatacctttatactgaaatacccGATACGAACCCGAACGTGTATCTGAACGTCCACTCCTACgatatcatttgtatcttgcttgaacaaaagaaagttaaaccattgaatcacaaaattttcaatgtgaaacttttaccattaaatataacatataagaaaaaatctaattttttttattatatgcttaatgtgattgtttaatttcttttaatagtataaaattaaacaaaaaaagagaggttagaaaaattgttatcaaatatgtattattaataatcattaattgtcatatatatgttaaccatattaggtaattccgtaaattttatttaaggaaaaaaaaaattattttgtacactactaattaatttgatagttagtttaataaaaaatatagtatctgtttatatggaccaacttatttttctaacaattctaagAATAATTCTCATGAtaacatgtggctacaaaaatattttataatgctCAACGATCAATATACAGAGGATATAAAGGAGTTTCCTGTTTGATAATTGCAATATTTTCTACCTCTATTTCAAGTTTATTATTCCTCTTGAGAGTATCGTGCATGTGTCGAGACATGAGAAATTAAAAAGGCATCTTATGTATTTTGATCTGGGctatacagtagaacctctataaattaatattcgataaattaataatttctataaattaataaattttgctaGTCTCAACTTGGGTCAGTTCAAAATTtcacacaaatcgataaaataataagataatatttttttaggaaattttatgtaaatatatggttccattaaaattataaattaataatttatatgtatatatattttatataagtaagtacctattattatattgtttgttttatattcataacGAAATTA comes from the Brassica napus cultivar Da-Ae unplaced genomic scaffold, Da-Ae ScsIHWf_164;HRSCAF=296, whole genome shotgun sequence genome and includes:
- the LOC106371263 gene encoding bZIP transcription factor 11, producing the protein MDPSSSGSEESLMEQRKRKRMLSNRESARRSRMKKQKLLDDLTAQVNRLKEQNNEILTSVSITTQHYLTVEAENSVLKAQLDELSHRLESLNGIIEFLESTNGICPNPLTGPEPDDFLVNQMNMNMFCMNQPLMASSDALLY